The window GCCTGTTCTCTTGCTATCAGCAGCACCCGTATGTAGATGACACACATGACGATAAGCGGTAAGAAGAACAGTAAGATGCCATCAATGAGGCTGAAAACGAGATTGGTAGCGAGTCCGCATTGGTACTTGTTGTCGTAGTTCTGGACTTCGCCGTTGCTGGTATTCCAGCCTACATGAACAGGTATGAACGATATGAGCAGCGATATCAGCCACAGCACAAGGATGAAAATCATCGCTTTCGTTCTTGTCATTCGCTCGTGGTACGAAAACGGGTCGGAGATGGCAAGATATCGGTCCACGCTGATGGCGAAAAGACTCAACATAGAGGCCGTGCACAAAAACACGTCGGAAGCGACGTAGATATTGCAAAAGACTACACCAAGGTCCCACACTCGCCTGAGTTCGTAGATGGCACTGAACGGGAGAACAGTGATGCCGAGAAGGGTGTCAGCTATCGCCAGCGAGGTGATGAAGTAGTTGCTAACGTTCCGAAGTTTGCGATTTGTGAGCGGTGAAAGGATGACCAGGATATTGCCGAAGACAGTCCACACACAGATGAGGAACAGTATAATACCGATCACAGAGAGGGCGGCATCAGATCGGCCGTTCCAAACCCCGGCGTACGGATCGGGTGCGGCCGTTGTAACGCTGCTGTTATTGCTCGCCATGATCACCCGGCAACTAGGAGTCTATGTCACGTAAACGCTTTGTGGATGGTCAGATTTCACGACAACCGGAGAAGTTGCACTGAGGCGTCTCAATATGACTGACGAAGTCACTGTAAAGTGACAGACAACGGCCAGGGGTTACTTCATTCCGATGATGTTCTATGCGCTCGGGGTAACTAGTATATCGGCCATCCAATCAGTAACTTGGTCCTTCCAAAAAAAATCCCGCCGGTCCctgaagaaaaaaacaaaaacaacaacaccgTTACAATATAGTATGGTGAAAGCTCACAATGGAAAGAACGGTAATTACTCTGTGTTAAATTCAAAAGACTGATTTGTAAGGTATGCAGTGGCAGACAAAGATTAAAGAGACAGTGATCGCATTTTACTGTACAAAATGTGTACAAAGTGAAGACACATCCCCAGGGCATCGTTGCCTGTAACATAATGGGATCTTTTTGAGAAAGTGTCTCTCTCGCCCTAAGAAGTCTCCACCACGTAATAAGACAACACTCTCTACAAACCGCACAAGTGAATTATTGACGTACTGCTCGAAGATCGATTTCTTGCAAAGCTGTACGTCAGAGTGGGAGTGTGGCAGACAGGAGTCGTGTATTGGCGCATAAGGTACAAGTGTGAATCCCACATGTACGTAACCGTAGTGAAACTAGACCAGCATCACCTGTTATAACTTGAAAGTTGATAAAAAAGATAGCGCGCTTTTGTCATGACACACGGTATTGTGGGCAGTGGCGAACACTGATAACATGATCATAAAAGAGTTTTCGcgacagaaaaataattaaaaagatAATTTTAGTTGTAATTGAAATTGAGCCTAGAGTATGGCTTTGTAAAGCAGCATCAGGTCTAGAACATATTCCAGACGGCTTGCAGATGGTTAATTATTTCTGTCTGTCCTTTATATTTAACAAAGCAGTAATGTGCAAATCGCTTAGCTCTACTCTGCAAGCAAGAATTATAGAAACAACAAATTTAAGTTCGCAATTTACTATGAACCAAAAGCTAACTCTAGCGCAAGTAATGACGACCGAAGAAAAGATATAGTTAAGAAATGCACGATTCCTCTACGTGAGACCCTTGTGGTTGTTAATTATTCCCGTTCATTAAACAAACGATCGCACGGTTCAGCCTTTTAGTTCTATGCTTTGCAAATGATATGGTTTCGGAAGCCGATGATGAAACAAACTGACACAAGAAAACAGACGCAAACTTTGGTAGACAAATAAAACgcgaaaacaaaaacttacGGGCGGTCAGCATTGACTGTAGAGGCCGTCGTAAAGCAGAAGGTGCAGTGACTATTGGCCACCTTTCCGTGTTTGAAGTGAGGGCGACATATCCTCTCATTGCGCAGAATCAGTACACTTTCCCGGGGGGAAAGGGGCGTTTACACGCGACATGATTTGTTAGCGTTCCTGGGAGAGACGTGTATTCTTATCAAAGCTGACGTATGACAACGTAATGCTTTCGTCACAAAATACTTCCGTCACTTTCTGTCTTGTGCGTGCTGGCTCAGAAAGAGTAATTTTCACTTGTGCCAAAAACTGAAGTAAATACtcattggttggttggttggttggtagCCAACATCGTTGTGATAGCACATAGTGTATGATGGACACTCGCGGTTCGAAAGTACTTGAACTATTATTGAGAACTAAAGCGGCCAATTTCTATCACCATCTTGAAAGGGTGAATATACTTTGAGCAGATTTCCGTTTCATTCGTTAAAACGACGGTTTATCTTCTTACATTGTAATTATGGTCATTGACTGTCTCCAGGGTTTACGAGACgcgtttttgtctttttttaataTATTACGTTTTGCATCCTCCAAGTTAGCCATACAAGTACCAGCGTGAAATGAACTGTGCCGGCACTCATGTTAGTTGCTTTGACTATACCCTGAATGAAGGGGCATTACGCCATCTCAATAAATAGGGTGTATACATTACACACGTATTGGAAATTTAATAACAAAACCAGCGAGATGAAATCTATACAACTTCGTTCTTTTATTTCATTAGCCCGTAGTGTGAATGCACAAGTTCAGTCAATTAACCCCGTCAAACAAATTGCTCGATGTGCATGCATGCGCAGATATGAATCAATTTGATTGAAATCAACCGATTTGTTGAGAAGGCAGATTTTAATTAAAACGAATCGGTTCTGATTATTAAAATGGCATTTCGTGGCACGTCCACTGACCACGCTATCATTAGTTGTTACACAAACGTACATGGTCGGGTTGATCATGAAATCGTCACAGAAACGacgtattttaaaattttgacgaCCATCTGGGGCTCTTTGGAGTCAACTCATAAGATGGCCACACTTTGACAAGGTCAACAACATATTGATGCAAAAGCCAATATGACGATGCACGTGAACTGGGAATATTTTTAGCTTCATAAATCAGCAAGGTTTAATTTCAATGACTGCTGAACGTGATTCAAGTCGTGAGTCACGCTGCAATGTCATCCGCTTACCACAATCGTGATCGCATAGAGAAAAGTTGATAGACAAATATAACGACAATCTGAATCGTTTATGCTTAAACTCATTGAAGTCAGATGTCTTTGTACTctacagttttatgaatttgaTCGATGGAAAGAAACCTCCGAGCATCAACACAGCATATCAAAAATGTAAACAGTTGCCGAATCAAAATCGTCATTGAAACCACGCCAGATGTTTTGGTACAATGTAGCACT of the Ptychodera flava strain L36383 chromosome 20, AS_Pfla_20210202, whole genome shotgun sequence genome contains:
- the LOC139119893 gene encoding histamine H2 receptor-like produces the protein MASNNSSVTTAAPDPYAGVWNGRSDAALSVIGIILFLICVWTVFGNILVILSPLTNRKLRNVSNYFITSLAIADTLLGITVLPFSAIYELRRVWDLGVVFCNIYVASDVFLCTASMLSLFAISVDRYLAISDPFSYHERMTRTKAMIFILVLWLISLLISFIPVHVGWNTSNGEVQNYDNKYQCGLATNLVFSLIDGILLFFLPLIVMCVIYIRVLLIAREQARKINALNVNLNRGEGSKNRSAVDEHKATKVLAVVMGCFVICWVPYFMQFTFSELAGWKLSHDAYSVLLWLGYINSSINPVLYALLNTEYRKAFKRLVCCCCSDDSERKRWEYSSDTGELVRKKTLKTVSGDISMAENRKAET